GCCTCGTGGGTATCTCCGAGGAGAGGAGCGCCGATGAGGATCCGGAAACGTACAGGTCAAAGTCCTTGACGTCGTGGAGCCAGCGGAGTTTTCTGTCCCACTCGCCCCACTCCTGCACTTCGTCAAGGAATAAGGTTACCCTCCCGTTCGGATACTCCTTTCTGGCCTCTTCAGCAAGCTCCCTTGTACCCATCCTCATCAGCTCTGGCTCGTCGAGAGGTAGGTATAGGACATTTGCACCGTTTTCCAGCATGGTCTTGGCCTTTTTAAGCATCAGAAAAGTTTTCCCAACCCTTCTAGGACCTATTATGGCCTTTATATCGCCGCCACGCGGCATCTCAATTTCCCGCGGGATTTCCTCGACGTACTCGAGGGCGCCTATGTACTCAAGGGTTATCTCTCTCAGTTCAACCATGTGTGAAAATAATATACGATAATATTTAAAGCTTGTGTATTGTCAGTATACAAAATGGTGAGAAAATGTGTGTTTCAACTTCACACTACTCCCTCACCCAAAGCGCCCCGGCCATCCCGAAGTAGGTCGGGCAGGCGTAGGCGCTCCCCTTAAGCTCGACCTCAACGCGGTGCATCACGCCGAGCATTATCAGCATCTGCCAGTAGCTGTCGGGCAGGGCCTTCCTTATCAGCTCGTCGGGGATTTTCAGCAACTCTTCGAGGCGGTCTTCGTTTATCAGCTCCATGATGAGCCTGTCGTACTCCCCGCTCTCCCTCCTGTAGCCGTAGGGGCCATTTTCGTCGTGGGCGTGCCCGTGGTCGGCGCTGACTATCAGGGCGGCACTCTTGTCGCTCTCCTCAAGAACCTCTCCGAGCGTTTCCCCGAACTTTATCAGTGTTTCTCTGCTCAGGTTCCTGGCGGGAGTTAGAAGGACGAGCGGCTTCTTCTCGAGGAACTGGAGCGGTATGAGTTCTCCCCAGGTCAGCGGCCATCTGGAGTATTCTCCGCTCCTGCTGGCGAAGTGCAGGTCGACGACCGGGAAGCCTTCCTTCCTGGCCCTTTCGTATATCTCCTCCGCCAGTTCTCTGTCGGTCCTCCACTCTCCGGGCAGTTCGACTCCATCGAAGCCGAGCCAGGAGATGAGGTTCTCGGCCATGACTACGCCGAGGTGCTCGCTCATGCGGACGTTGTGAGGACTTATTAGAACGTAGGCGTCGACGTCTGCGAAGGCTTTCCCGATGTTCTTCAAAACCTCCGCGAGCTTTCTCGTTTCCTTATCCGGCGGATCTAGAACAGGGTTCCCGTGGGGCATGAGGCCTATTCCTGCGAGCATGGTATCACCGTTTCAAATAATGAAAAGAGTCTAAAAGCTTCATCCCCACTGCAGGGGAACCTCATAGTAGTTGCCGTTCTCGGAATATCTAGCAAAGTAGAGAACGTTGCCGTGCCAGCTGTTTATTATCACCTTAACAGCAGGTCTGTTGCTTGAAGACTGTCTGTATGTATTTACCGTTCCGGTGAAGCATATCTGGACTCCCGCCCCGGCACATGCCGAGACTGCGGTTGAAAAGTACACCCCACCATCGTCTGATGATTCCTGGAAATACACCGTGAACTCGTCACCTGCATCTCTACTGTGGCTGTGCCTGATCAAGTTTGAGGGTATCGTTCCAGGATCGTTATCGATGTCTATTTTTGAGAACTCCACGATTTCTTGGGGGATGAGTTCGTAAACCGTCCTGCAGATCAGATATCCGCATACATCGTACCTATAAATGCGGTACCTTACCGTGGCGTGCACTGTTTTCATTTCCCCATCAGAAGTCGGGACTGGGGCGGCATATCCAAAGGGAGTGCTGACCTTTCCAGAACGCTCCCATCTGTCAGGACTCGGCTGTTCCCATTGGGCTACGGTCTGGGAAAATGAATCAATGGCTAGGGTATCGTCTTCGTTTATTATCAGGCGCTCTTCTACCCCGGGGACGCTGTGAAGCCTGAATATTGTTACGTTCCCCATGAACATATCTCCCACTTTCACGCTAGTGGCTTGGAATTCATTTTTGGGGTTGAGGCCCTGGATTGAGGGTCCTATGTTGTCCCTGTGGAGGGGGACTTTTATGTTCACGGAAGTCAATGGTTTCTCGGGATGGAACTCAATGAACTTGGTTCCCCAGTAGTTCTCACCCGAGACAATAATCAGTAGCTTAACCGGCCTGTAGACAGTTCTGTGCTCCCTAACAACCTTCCCGTCTTTTATTACTGTCTCTATTTTTGTGCCCTTGGGAATCCTTTGTATCTTGACTGTAGGTGCCAACATCGGTCCTTGATAGAGGATTTTGGGTTCCCCGAGAGTGTAATCCACAACCACAAGGGTGGCCCTTTGAATCTGGTGATCCATTCCCAAGTTAATTTTCGCCAGCCCCACTGGCTTTCCCTGGAGCCAGTCGAGGTATGCAGAGTACAGTGTTCCGGCGTTGTCCGGCTGGACTCCGTAGGCTGAGGGTATTACCACAGTTATCATCACTGCGACGATTACTGCAGCTACTGCAAGTTTCTTTTTACTTCTCAAGGGAGCCACCTCCACTCCTTCTCAAGGGAGCCACCTCTGTGGCTCAAGTGAGTCATTGTTTTTTATCTTATATAAGTATTTCGCGATCTGATGTATTCAGCAACTCATCGTTACATTTTTGGCAGAATAATCTACTAAAATGACACACAGTTTTCCAGCCCTTCGAGCGGACACTCCCTCGCATTACCCTGCCCTGCCGTCGCGAGTGTCTTCAACCCCGAACCGGTTAGTATCGATACGATCTTTGCTCCTTCCTCTATTCCTCCGCCTTCAACGAGCTTCTCCAGCGCGGCCACACCCGTTGCGCTCGCCGGCTGGACGAAGATGCCCTCTCCTGCCAGCTTCCTCTGGGCCTCAAGGATTTCTTCGTCGCTCACACTGAGGCACTTCCAGCCGAACTCGCGGAGCAGCTTCAGAACCGCGTTCCCGCTCGGAGGATACGGGTTGGCTATAGCCTTCGCTATCGTCTTCGGGTTTTCAAAGCGCCCTATCCTTTCTTTTCCTTCGCTGAAGGCCCTGCATATAGGTGAACAGCCCTCCGCCTGCACCGCTACCAGCGTTGGAATTTCCTCGATAAGCCCGCTCTCCCTAAGCTCGATGAAGCCCTTTGCTATGCCCCTGAAGAGGCCGCCGGAACTGGTCGGGATTAAGACGTAATCCGGCGTGATTTCCTCGGCTATCTCAAAGGCTATCCCCTTGTAGCCCTCTACGCGGAAGGGGTTGTCGGAGTTGATGAAATAAACCCCGAGTTTCTCCCCGAGCTTCAGGCTCTCGAAGTAGAGCCTCCCGTAGTCGCCTTTAACCCTTATCACGTCGGCGCCGTAGACGCCCACGGCCTTCAGTTTCTCGTCGCTCGCGCTCTCAGAGACGAGGATTTTAGCCTTTAAGCCAGCCCTCGCGGCGTACGCGGCGACGCTGGCCGCCATGTTTCCGGTCGAGACGGTGCCCACCGCTCCGTACCCGGCTTTGACAGCGTAGCTTACAGCTAAAAACGTCCCCCTGTCCTTGAAGCTCCAGGTGGGGTTTGCCGTTTCGTTCTTCAGGTAGAGCCTTACGCCGAGTTCCCTTCCAATCCTTGACTTAACGAGCGGGGTATCCCCCTCCCCGAGGGAAAGCTCCATTGCCGGCTCAACCGGCCAGAAGTCGTAAAACCTCTCCCAGACGGTCTTTGCTATGTACGGCTCGCCCTCAAAAAGCTTGAACTCCACCGGTTCGCCGCACTCACACCTCTGGACCGGCTCATCGTACTCTCTGCCGCATGTTGGACACTTAAGTTTCATCCCCTTCCCTCCTGACGGCCTTTAGCAGGACGGTTTCTCCCTCCACCTTTATCTCCCTCTCGGCGTAGTCGTTGCCATTTGAGAGCTCTTCTAGTGCTTTTCCAAACCTCTCAGCCGCTCCTGAGTTTGAAAAAACAACCTTCCAGAGCAGGATATAACCGTCGCTCGTTTTGGCGAGCAAAAGCCTGTCGCCGAGCCATGAAGTCGAGACGTTCCATGCGCTTTCGTTGTCCAGCTTCGCCACGTCCCGGAGGAGGACGTAGACGTAGAACGCCCCCATCCTGTCGTCCCTCACAATCTGCGAGCCGTTTGGTGGCGAGAGCGTTACGTTAGTTGGGGTAAAGTTTTCGGGGTAGAGTTCCGGCTCCATGACCTCCAGAGTGGTTCCGGGGTAACGGTGGTAGGCATCGTTCACGAGCGCCCAGTTCCCTTTATCATACAGATATTTAACGAACCTGTCCCCGAAGACGTATGGGAATATGTGCAGGTCCGTTAAAGAATCGCCGCTTAGGGATCGTATCTTGTGGATCGGGATTCCGTTCCTCTCGCAGTAGATGTCAGCAACGAGGTCGGCGTCTCCTTCCACCAGCGCCTGAACCGCGAGGGTTCCGTCAAAGGTGTCGGCGCCGTACTTGGCGTCAAACCACTGCTTCTGGAGCACGTGGACGCTCTCGTGGGCTACGGTTCTCCTGGCGGTATCTATATCCCCCATGAAGTTTTCCTGGATGATGTATATAGTGTTCCCAACGGTGGCCGCTATCCAGCCGGCTCTCCTCTCGTGCTCCTCCTTGATGTACTGGTAGTCCGGCGGGAGAAGGAGGGTCATCTTGTAGACCAGCTCCTCCCGGTGGAGCCTCTCCAGGTCGGGCTTTCCTGGCTTCCACATCCCCAGCGCTTCGGCCTTCGTTATCACTATGATCTGAGGCGGTTCCTTGAACTCCAGGCCCCTTATCTCCTCGACCTGCCGGAGGATCGAGCTTACCTCGTCGAGAACGATGCTCGGACTGGAGGTTAAGCTGGCCGCTGCATAGAGCGACAGAGCCAGAATGTCGATGAGGAGGATGGCAAGGGCCTTATCGCCGTGCTTCATGGGAAAACCTTCGAAAGGAAGTTAAAAAGGGCTTTGGTGCAACCTTTGATTGGTTCACTCATTGAACTCGACGAACTCCTCCTTCATGCCGTCCTTCGTGATGACGACGACCTGAACCTTCCTGCTCCCGGTGTAGACGTCGCGCTTTCCTGCAGTTTTGACGGCCCTGACGGCCAGCTCCTTCGCCTCCTCGACGCTCATATCCTTCTTGAAGCCGTCTTCTAAGACCGCTATCGCGAAGGGACTGCCTGAACCTGTCGCCGTATAGTCGTCGAAGACAAGGCCACCGAGCGCGTCCAGGTTGGCCAGCGTCGGCTCGTCGACGTAGCCGCCTATGATGATCTGCACGAGGTATGGGAACCACTTGTTCTCGTTGAGGATGTTGCTGAGCAGGTTGGCCATTGCCTTTGTGCTCATCGGTCTGTTCCAGGTGAACTGATAATACCTCGCCTCCGCCTCGAGCATCCTCGCGAGCGCCTGAACGTCGCCGACGCTCCCGGCGGTGGTTATCGCTATCCTGTCGGTGATTGGGACTATCTTCCTTATGTTGAGGGTCTCGACCATGTGGTCGAGGGAAGCCTGCGTATCAGCGGCCAGAACGACGCCGTCCCTGGCCTTTATTCCCACCGTGGTGGTACCGGTCTTCTTGGTCTCCATTCTCTCACCCCTGACAGTTCTTCTCACGCCACGTTTTAAACCTTTGCGAGTTGGGGAAGGATTATTCTGTGGCCGTCCACCTCGGTCAGCTTCACCTTCACACCATAGACCTCCTCGAGAACCCCAGGCTCAAGCTCCCCAGGCTCGCCCTCCCAGTGCTTCCTTCCCCTGTGGAGGAGCATCAGCCTGTCCGCGTAGCGAAGGGCCAGGTTGAGGTCGTGGAGAACCGCTATGATGATCTTCTCGTTCTTGAGTTCCCTGAGGATCTCCATAACCTCAAGGGCGTGGTTTATGTCGAGGTGGCTCGTCGGCTCGTCGAGGAGTATCACCTCGCTGCCCTGGGCCAATGCCCTCGCGATGAGCGCCAGCTGGTACTCGCCGCCGGAGAGGTTGGTTACCTGCTCCCTCCTGCGCTCCCAGAGGCCGACGCGCTTCAGGGCGCTCTCAACATCCCCCCTGGTTGCGTAAGCCCCCATCTCGACGAACTCCTCTATCGTGAAGGCGAACTCCGGGAAGGAACTCTGGGGGACGTAGGTTATCAGTTTGGCCCTTTCTTTGGGCTTCATTGTCAAAATGTTCCTCCCATCGAGCCTCACGCTCCCCTCCGGCTCCAGAATCCCGACCATCGCCTTGAGGAGGGTGCTCTTTCCCGCCCCGTTCGGCCCGATTATCGAGAACAGTTCCCCCCTCTCCGCGGTAAACCCGACGTTTCTGAGGACCTCCCGTTCTCCGTAGGAGAATGAAACCAAGACCTCCAGCTTCATGAGTACAGCTCCCCCCTCTTGTGCTTCATCAGGAGGTAGAGGAAGAAGGGCGCCCCCATGAGGGCGGTTATTATACCCACGGGAAGTTCCGTCGGCTTGGCCAGCGTTCTCGCCAGCAGATCCGCGATGACGAGGAGAACACCCCCGAAGAGTGCACTGGCGGGAGTCAGCTCCCTGTGGTTCGGCCCCAGGAGGAGCCTCATCACGTGGGGACTGACCAGTCCGATAAAGCCGATTATTCCCGCCGTTGAGACCGCGAAGGCCGTCAGGAGGGCTATCACACCGACGAAGAGCTTCCTGTAGAGGTGCAGGTCTAAGCCCAGGGCTATGCTCTCCTCCCCGAGGAGTATAAGGTTCAGCTCGCGCCATTTCCAGATGAGGAAGCCGACGCCGAGGAGCGAAACGATGAACACCTCACCGACATCCCCCCAGTCGGAACCGTTGAACGTCCCCATGAGCCACATCCACGTCACGTGGGCCCTCTCTCCCTGGCTTATTATCAGGTACCAGGTCACTGCACTCGCCAGGAAGCCGTAGGCTATTCCCGCCAGGAGGAGGGTGTCCACAGGGACCTTCCCGTCGACCTTTGAAACTGTGTACACGATGAAAACCGAGAGGAGCGCCGAGACGAGGGCGAAGGCCCCCATGTGGGCGGGGGCATAGATCGCGGCGAGGGCTGCCCCAATTCCGGCGCCGGCGCTCACTCCGATTATGTAGGGGTCGGCCAGGGGGTTCCTGAAGAGGGCCTGGCTTGCTACCCCTGCCGAGGCGAGGCTGAGGCCGACGAGGTAGGCCAGAAGAACCCTCGGAAGGCGGAGCTGCCAGACGATGACGAAGTAGTGGGGTTTTTCACCGGGGTTGGGGGAGTTCAGGAGGGCGGATTTTATCCCGTAGATTATGCTCGCCGTTATGTCGCTGGGGCTTATGTTTACGGACCCCACGTAAACCCCAAGGAACAGTGCCGTCAGCGAGACGATGAGTAGCGTTGGGAGCCATTTCCTCATGGGGCCGGATTATTTGTCCAGACGTTTAAACCTTTCGGGGTGAGGTTATCGAAAGGAAAAGATAAATAGTTTGGAGTGGTATTGGTCTGGGGTGGTACCATGAATAAAATCGCCGTGGTTTTCCTCTCCCTGCTGCTCTTGGTTTCAATTTTGCCCGGCGCTGAGCCGGCGGTGATAGTAACCGGCCCGAAGTCGCCCATCATAATAGTCGGCAACCCGCCGGACGGTCTCTCTGTCCCGCCGTACTCGGAGTACACGGTCTACTTTATGGTGGCCGACGATTTTGGAGTCCGCGCAAGCGAGGGGGGGATAAAGGCCTACTACAGGATAAACGGAGGGGACTGGCGCGAGGCGTATCTGAAAACGACCGCCGAAAACCCGGTCATCCAGTCCATCAGGGCAAGATTCTACGGTGAGGAGCAGTACTTCTACATATTCTACCGCAGGTTCACAATACCCGGGGCGGAGCCGGGGAGCAAGGTGGAGTTCAGGATAGAGGCGAGGGACGTTGAGAACCACACTTCCTACAGCCCGGTCTATACGTACTACGTCGTCAATCCCTCCGGTCCGAGGGTTCTCATAGTCGACCCATCGGTCGAGGCCCTCTCCTTCGAGCGCTCCCTCAAGTCCGTCACCATGCAGGTGAACTTCTCCCAGGCGTTCTACCACTACAACCTCTCGGACTTTGAGGCCGTGCTGAGGCCCCTCAACAGGGGTGCCGGTAAGTTCATAGTCGAGCACCGCTGGGAGTTCCTGGCGAAGGACTACAACATCAGCGTAATCTCCCCGGACGAGTTGCCCGAGGCTCTCGAGAAGTTCAGGCCCCAGGTTATCATCCTCTCCAACCTCTGGGTACCAGACTGGGGGCTGAGCGAGGACGAGATGGAGGCCCTCAACGACTACCTCCACTCAACCCACGCCGGCCTGATAGTCACCGCGGGGACTCTCCTCGACACGACCAACCCCGGGCACATAGGGACTCCCGGAAACGTCAGCGTTGCCACGATGCTCCGCATGGATCCGCTCCAGCTCGCCTTGACCGCCAGGGATGCCCTCAACCTGAGTGACGTCCCGCTGATGACCATGAACGTGAACACGGGTTACCCGCTGACTTTCCTCAGGAGGGGTCCGTTCTCCGATGGGGACCTTGAGACCAACGTCTCAACGGTCGTCGGCTGGCAGTACCTCCTTCCAAACATACCCTTCGGCATCGCAAGAAGGAGTCTCATGAAATTCGCTGACGAGAACGGACTGAGGCTTCGTGAGGTTGGGGAGGTCGTGAAGAACCTCACCGGGGCCGACTTTAACTTCTCGGTTTCCGCATCCCTGACCCTTCCAGGAATCCTCACCGGGGTTTCAGTCTCCGACGACGGCATCCTCCTTGAATACAACGGCACAGTCTCCTATGTGGCCCTCGACAGGAAGACCCTCGAGAGGATCCGGCTCCTGCACGCCGTCAGGGGGCACTACCCGGTAATGTTCGCCCGCACCACGGACTACAGCGGGGCCATACTGGCCAGCGATGGTGCCTATAGGGCGGTTTACGTCTCGTTTGAGCTTGAGGCTGGCGGGAAGGGCGAGTTTGACGTTCTGAAGAAGCTCATCGACTGGAGCATGGCCTATACCGAGCCGGAGATGCCCGAGGTGGTTATCCTGGCCAACGACATCGACTGGGGGATAAGGGGCAGGCTCCTTCAGGATCAGTTTGAGGCCTTTGGCCTGAAGGTTAAGCGCGTAACCGCCGATGAGTTCGACGCCTACAGGGAGTCGAAGATAATCGTAATCCTCGGCGGACCTGATGCCTACAACGGCGTTGGAGCGTACGTGAGGCAGGTGCTATCACCGGACGAGCAGAGCGCGATAAGGGTCGGTCAGGAGGGCATGTTCGCCAGGGCAGACGTCTGGAAGGACGGGCAGGTGGTCATAGTCCTGGCCGGAAAGGACCGCTGGGAGACCGGTGAGAAGGTCTCAGCGTACATGGGAGGCCTCGACTTCAGCTACGCCGAGCTGCTGACGGGGTTTGCGGCTTCGATGTCCTGAACCTCCCTTCTTTTCTGTTCTTTCCGGGGATTCAAGGGGGAGAATCAGCCAGGAATCCGGTCATCATCCCCACGGTCAGATTCGAGAGTGCTCATCACGCTGGGTGGCACCCAGTGGGAGTCCCCTCAAGCCTTAAAAGCCTTGACCCGTAGTCTATAATATGAGTGTGTCCATTCGACCCGTTGGGGGAAGGTTTCCCCTCTCGATGGTCGTCATAAGGCCCGCCAAGCTCTTCGACATACCCGACGTTGTCAGGATAGAGCGTGCCTCCTTCAGGGAGGAGTACCCGAGGGGGGTTTTTCTGGTCTTCCTGGAGAACAACCCGGACACGTTCCTGGTAGCCGAACATAACGGCCGGGTGATAGGCTACGTCATGGGCTACCTGAGGCCGGACCTGGAGGGCCACATAATGAGCATAGCCGTCGACCCTGACTACAGGGGCAAGGGCGTAGGTTCAGCCCTGCTGACCGAGGTCATCGAAAGGCTCATAAACAAGGGCGCCCGCTACATCGGCCTGGAGGTTCGCGTGAGCAACGAGAAGGCGATAAAGCTCTACGAGCGCTTCGGGTTCAGGAAGATAAAGCGCGTGATAGGCTACTACGCCGACGGGGAGGACGCCTACTACATGCTCCTGCCCGCTGACGAGTGGGGTGGTAGGAATTGAAGGAACCGATAGCGTTTTACCTCAGTGGTGACAGGGTATTCAGCGAGCGCGAGAAGGCGATAAACCAGTTCTACAACAAGAGGTTTTTTGGTGAGGTCGTCAACGGGAAGCTGTTCCTGTCCCTCATCGAGGCCGCCTATCTCATGGAGAAGGGGAAGATAAGGGTCTTTGACGGGGAGAGGGAGCTGTCCTTCGGTGATCTGGTCGAGCTTGGCAGAAAGCGCGACGACCAGTTCGACATAAAGCTCCTCGTCTACACCGACCTGCGCGATAGGGGGTACACCGTAAAGTCCGCCCTCAAGTTCGGCTCACACTTCAGGGTTTACAGGAGGGGAATGGACGAGCACTCCCAGTGGCTGGTGTGGGTCGTCCCCGAGAACCTTCGCTTCTCCCCG
This window of the Thermococcus siculi genome carries:
- the endA gene encoding tRNA-intron lyase, producing the protein MKEPIAFYLSGDRVFSEREKAINQFYNKRFFGEVVNGKLFLSLIEAAYLMEKGKIRVFDGERELSFGDLVELGRKRDDQFDIKLLVYTDLRDRGYTVKSALKFGSHFRVYRRGMDEHSQWLVWVVPENLRFSPNDITARVRVAHGVRKNMVMAVVDEDNDVVYYKIEWVKF
- a CDS encoding eCIS core domain-containing protein, whose amino-acid sequence is MKHGDKALAILLIDILALSLYAAASLTSSPSIVLDEVSSILRQVEEIRGLEFKEPPQIIVITKAEALGMWKPGKPDLERLHREELVYKMTLLLPPDYQYIKEEHERRAGWIAATVGNTIYIIQENFMGDIDTARRTVAHESVHVLQKQWFDAKYGADTFDGTLAVQALVEGDADLVADIYCERNGIPIHKIRSLSGDSLTDLHIFPYVFGDRFVKYLYDKGNWALVNDAYHRYPGTTLEVMEPELYPENFTPTNVTLSPPNGSQIVRDDRMGAFYVYVLLRDVAKLDNESAWNVSTSWLGDRLLLAKTSDGYILLWKVVFSNSGAAERFGKALEELSNGNDYAEREIKVEGETVLLKAVRREGDET
- the thrC gene encoding threonine synthase, encoding MKLKCPTCGREYDEPVQRCECGEPVEFKLFEGEPYIAKTVWERFYDFWPVEPAMELSLGEGDTPLVKSRIGRELGVRLYLKNETANPTWSFKDRGTFLAVSYAVKAGYGAVGTVSTGNMAASVAAYAARAGLKAKILVSESASDEKLKAVGVYGADVIRVKGDYGRLYFESLKLGEKLGVYFINSDNPFRVEGYKGIAFEIAEEITPDYVLIPTSSGGLFRGIAKGFIELRESGLIEEIPTLVAVQAEGCSPICRAFSEGKERIGRFENPKTIAKAIANPYPPSGNAVLKLLREFGWKCLSVSDEEILEAQRKLAGEGIFVQPASATGVAALEKLVEGGGIEEGAKIVSILTGSGLKTLATAGQGNARECPLEGLENCVSF
- a CDS encoding DODA-type extradiol aromatic ring-opening family dioxygenase codes for the protein MLAGIGLMPHGNPVLDPPDKETRKLAEVLKNIGKAFADVDAYVLISPHNVRMSEHLGVVMAENLISWLGFDGVELPGEWRTDRELAEEIYERARKEGFPVVDLHFASRSGEYSRWPLTWGELIPLQFLEKKPLVLLTPARNLSRETLIKFGETLGEVLEESDKSAALIVSADHGHAHDENGPYGYRRESGEYDRLIMELINEDRLEELLKIPDELIRKALPDSYWQMLIMLGVMHRVEVELKGSAYACPTYFGMAGALWVRE
- the rimI gene encoding ribosomal protein S18-alanine N-acetyltransferase, with the translated sequence MSVSIRPVGGRFPLSMVVIRPAKLFDIPDVVRIERASFREEYPRGVFLVFLENNPDTFLVAEHNGRVIGYVMGYLRPDLEGHIMSIAVDPDYRGKGVGSALLTEVIERLINKGARYIGLEVRVSNEKAIKLYERFGFRKIKRVIGYYADGEDAYYMLLPADEWGGRN
- a CDS encoding ABC transporter ATP-binding protein, with protein sequence MKLEVLVSFSYGEREVLRNVGFTAERGELFSIIGPNGAGKSTLLKAMVGILEPEGSVRLDGRNILTMKPKERAKLITYVPQSSFPEFAFTIEEFVEMGAYATRGDVESALKRVGLWERRREQVTNLSGGEYQLALIARALAQGSEVILLDEPTSHLDINHALEVMEILRELKNEKIIIAVLHDLNLALRYADRLMLLHRGRKHWEGEPGELEPGVLEEVYGVKVKLTEVDGHRIILPQLAKV
- the psmB gene encoding archaeal proteasome endopeptidase complex subunit beta produces the protein METKKTGTTTVGIKARDGVVLAADTQASLDHMVETLNIRKIVPITDRIAITTAGSVGDVQALARMLEAEARYYQFTWNRPMSTKAMANLLSNILNENKWFPYLVQIIIGGYVDEPTLANLDALGGLVFDDYTATGSGSPFAIAVLEDGFKKDMSVEEAKELAVRAVKTAGKRDVYTGSRKVQVVVITKDGMKEEFVEFNE
- a CDS encoding FecCD family ABC transporter permease, with protein sequence MRKWLPTLLIVSLTALFLGVYVGSVNISPSDITASIIYGIKSALLNSPNPGEKPHYFVIVWQLRLPRVLLAYLVGLSLASAGVASQALFRNPLADPYIIGVSAGAGIGAALAAIYAPAHMGAFALVSALLSVFIVYTVSKVDGKVPVDTLLLAGIAYGFLASAVTWYLIISQGERAHVTWMWLMGTFNGSDWGDVGEVFIVSLLGVGFLIWKWRELNLILLGEESIALGLDLHLYRKLFVGVIALLTAFAVSTAGIIGFIGLVSPHVMRLLLGPNHRELTPASALFGGVLLVIADLLARTLAKPTELPVGIITALMGAPFFLYLLMKHKRGELYS